One window of Trifolium pratense cultivar HEN17-A07 linkage group LG5, ARS_RC_1.1, whole genome shotgun sequence genomic DNA carries:
- the LOC123886106 gene encoding uncharacterized protein LOC123886106, with amino-acid sequence MIEGLETDEIPVKASANVTTAGEQNNADEEEVASKGIFWLFMQGRKVVRELLFDPEIEKTAKANRKAARLAREAARLASVAPNISEEEISSPEHSDNEANIPIMAADPPPPLRTLGDYGQRNNGELANLGFQPRNPVSFEIKNSVLSALKEDQFSGSESQCPNLHLQKFYEACDYTDPPNISESAKRLRLFKYSLTGRAKDWLDTIPPNTINTWQELEVKFLERYFPIHKYLERRQDITSFEQGDSETLYDAWERFKLSLKKCPKHGIDSHAQMQHFTQGLRPQTRMFLDASAGGSLKNKNENEARELVENMSQNEYRVQNDRGAKKKGGMLELDTQTALLAQSTLMNSQMATMLKHFTNTPNSQAQVMAAQDLKCDFCGQGHANGECFPEGSEEAKYLANFKRSNPNHNLYSNTYNPGWRDHPNFGWGGNQGSSQSQQQSSSQNSQQTKPSQLEDTLTQFIKLTQGNFEAMKMSQDQMKANQDQMKANQDIANKNHEASIKNLENQMGQLSRQFAATQNNGFEGSTKDNPGHESCKAINLRSRVVPSPEVVTKKKIEIEELVENEKESDEKKVEKKKGKDVEEKENSIHTKLPYPRKKKAKANDHQQFKKFMKMLHDLQINIPFAEVLEQMPVYAKFMKDLLTKKRKPLDDDTVDMTEECSAIIQKKLPQKKKDPGSFTIPCSIGNISVGRALFDLGASINLMPLSMMKKIPGAVAKPTKMQLSLADRSIVHPYGILHDVLVRVAEFVFLADFVILDMEDDAEVEPLLLGRPFLATGRALIDVEMGELMLRTHGEQVMFNVFKAMKHHDDEPQCFKVDVIEEVVEAGTDPDMKIWCG; translated from the exons atgattgaaggattggaaacTGATGAaatacctgtcaaagctagtgcaaatgtgacTACTGCAGGtgaacaaaacaatgcagatgaggaagAAG TTGCTTCTAAAGGTATTTTCTGGTTGTTTATGCAAGGTAGGAAGGTAGTTAGAGAACTTCTCTTTGACCCTGAGATCGAGAAAACAGCTAAAGCAAACAGAAAAGCGGCGCGATTAGCTCGTGAAGCTGCTCGGTTAGCAAGTGTTGCACCAAACATAAGTGAAGAGGAGATTTCTAGTCCAGAACATTCGGACAACGAAGCCAACATCCCCATCATGGCTGCTGATCCACCGCCTCCTTTGAGAACATTAGGTGATTATGGCCAGAGAAACAATGGAGAGCTGGCAAATTTGGGATTTCAACCGAGAAACCCAGTTTCATTTGAGATTAAAAATTCTGTGCTAAGTGCACTCAAGGAAGACCAATTTTCGGGTTCGGAGTCACAATGCCCCAACCTTCATCTACAAAAGTTCTATGAGGCATGTGATTATACCGATCCTCCTAATATTTCAGAATCTGCAAAGAGGTTGAGGCTTTTCAAGTATTCTCTAACTGGAAGAGCAAAAGACTGGTTGGACACTATACCACCAAACACCATCAACACTTGGCAAGAGCTGGAGGTAAAATTCTTAGAAAGATACTTCCCCATTCACAAGTACCTTGAGAGAAGGCAGGACATAACAAGCTTTGAGCAAGGGGACTCTGAAACATTGTATGATGCATGGGAAAGGTTTAAGCTGAGTTTGAAGAAATGTCCAAAGCATGGTATTGACAGTCATGCTCAAATGCAGCACTTTACTCAAGGATTAAGGCCTCAAACCAGAATGTTTTTAGATGCATCAGCAGGTGGCTCTCTGAAAaataagaatgaaaatgaagctAGAGAATTGGTTGAGAATATGTCTCAAAATGAGTATAGAGTTCAAAATGACAGAGGTGCGAAGAAAAAGGGTGGTATGCTAGAGCTTGATACACAAACTGCTCTTCTAGCACAATCCACTTTGATGAATTCTCAAATGGCAACTATGTTGAAGCATTTCACTAATACTCCAAATTCCCAAGCGCAAGTAATGGCAGCTCAAGATttgaaatgtgatttttgtgggCAAGGCCATGCCAACGGTGAATGTTTTCCTGAAGGTTCAGAAGAAGCTAAATATTTGGCTAATTTCAAGAGAAGCAATCCCAATCATAACCTGTACTCTAACACTTATAATCCGGGTTGGAGAGATCATCCAAATTTTGGTTGGGGAGGAAATCAAGGGTCTTCtcaatctcaacaacaatcATCTTCACAGAATTCTCAACAAACAAAACCGTCTCAGCTGGAAGATACTCTTACTCAATTTATCAAGCTGACTCAAGGAAATTTTGAGGCAATGAAGATGAGCCAAGATCAGATGAAAGCCAATCAAGATCAGATGAAAGCCAATCAAGACATTgccaacaagaatcatgaagcttcaattAAAAACCTTGAAAATCAAATGGGTCAATTGTCAAGACAATTTGCAGCTactcaaaataatggttttgaGGGGTCTACAAAAGATAATCCCGGCCATGAGAGTTGCAAGGCTattaatttgaggagtagagTGGTTCCTTCACCGGAAGTTGtgacaaagaaaaaaa TTGAAATTGAGGAgttagttgaaaatgagaaagAGAGTGATGAGAAGAAAGTTGAAAAGAAGAAGGGTAAGGAtgtggaagaaaaagaaaattcaatcCATACCAAATTGCCATATCCGCGCAAGAAGAAGGCAAAGGCAAATGATCACcaacaattcaaaaagtttatgaagatGCTTCATGATCTCCAAATTAATATTCCTTTTGCAGAAGTGTTGGAACAAATGCCGGTTTATGCCAAATTTATGAAAGACCTCTTGACAAAGAAGCGGAAACCTCTTGATGACGACACGGTTGATATGACTGAGGAATGTAGTGCTATAATTCAAAAGAAGCTTcctcaaaagaagaaagatccAGGAAGCTTTACTATACCATGTTCTATAGGCAACATTTCTGTCGGTCGAGCTCTATTTGATTTAGGAGCAAGCATCAATTTAATGCCGTTGTccatgatgaagaagataccgggggCGGTTGCTAAACCTACAAAGATGCAACTCTCTTTGGCCGATCGATCAATAGTGCATCCATATGGCATACTTCATGATGTATTGGTAAGGGTTGCTGAATTTGTGTTTCTGGCGGATTTTGTAAttcttgatatggaagatgatgCCGAGGTAGAACCGTTGTTATTGGGTAGGCCATTTTTAGCTACCGGTAGAGCATTGATTGATGTCGAGATGGGAGAACTTATGTTGAGAACACATGGAGAGCAAGTCATGTTCAATGTGTTCAAAGCTATGAAACACCATGATGATGAACCACAATGTTTCAAAGTTGATGTAATTGAGGAAGTGGTGGaagcagggacggatccagacatGAAAATCTGGTGTGGCTAA